One segment of Clostridium ljungdahlii DSM 13528 DNA contains the following:
- a CDS encoding RidA family protein, with translation MNNIITKNAPAAIGPYSQGIIHGDLIFVSGQLPINPTTGNLLEGNIRDMTRQCMDNISAILKEAQSDINKIVKTTIFVADLNDFAEVNEEYATFFENVSPARSCVQVAALPKGARIEIEAIARK, from the coding sequence ATGAATAATATCATAACAAAGAACGCACCAGCAGCAATTGGACCTTATTCACAGGGGATCATCCATGGAGATTTAATTTTCGTATCTGGACAACTTCCAATTAATCCAACAACGGGGAATTTATTAGAAGGTAATATTAGGGATATGACAAGACAATGCATGGACAATATTTCAGCTATTTTAAAAGAAGCCCAAAGTGATATAAATAAAATCGTAAAAACCACTATTTTTGTAGCAGATTTAAATGATTTTGCAGAAGTGAATGAAGAATACGCTACATTTTTTGAAAATGTATCGCCAGCACGATCTTGTGTTCAAGTAGCAGCACTTCCGAAGGGAGCACGTATAGAGATAGAGGCAATTGCTAGAAAGTAG
- a CDS encoding helix-turn-helix domain-containing protein, protein MYEIIKNSKKATEINKSNEHVLENEEVMTIKDLEKREIEKVLAKYGHIKEGKTDAAKALGISRATLYRKLKEYNIKSQNAN, encoded by the coding sequence ATGTATGAAATTATAAAAAATTCAAAAAAAGCTACTGAGATAAATAAATCAAATGAACATGTGCTGGAAAATGAAGAAGTCATGACTATTAAAGATTTAGAAAAGAGAGAAATAGAGAAAGTATTAGCCAAATATGGACATATAAAAGAAGGAAAGACTGATGCTGCAAAAGCATTAGGTATCAGTAGAGCCACATTATATAGAAAACTTAAAGAATATAATATAAAATCTCAAAATGCGAACTAA
- the alr gene encoding alanine racemase, with the protein MLTNHRPVWVEVDLSIIASNMRSIRDVCKDKEIFGVVKADAYGHGAIDVAPVLLENGATRLAVALVSEGIELRKAGVTCQINVLGITPPNLFRELLEYELEPVVSDYDYAKALSESAAALNKTVRIHLKVDTGLGRIGFLTTEKAVDEAVMISKLPNIFIESIFSHFSSAGEANKEYSYKQFEKFQWFINKMEEKGLYIKLKHIANSSAIWNLPETYLDGVRPGTIIYGCSSDDVKREVIPIKPAMTWKANILFLKELEAGQYIGYGRKFRTERKSIIGTLGVGYADGYSRMLSGKAKVIINGKFAPVVGNICMDQCMVDLTDIGDVKLGDEVILMGSQGELKIDADDIAKLIGTNNNEVMCLIGRRVPRVYIKDGKVIKIKNNF; encoded by the coding sequence ATGTTGACTAATCATAGACCTGTATGGGTGGAAGTTGATCTAAGTATAATAGCTAGCAATATGAGAAGTATCAGAGATGTGTGTAAGGACAAGGAAATATTTGGTGTCGTAAAAGCTGACGCATATGGGCATGGTGCGATTGATGTAGCGCCTGTTCTCTTGGAAAATGGGGCAACAAGGCTTGCAGTTGCACTTGTGAGCGAGGGGATTGAACTAAGAAAAGCTGGAGTGACCTGCCAGATTAATGTGCTGGGTATAACACCACCAAATTTATTCAGAGAGCTTCTTGAATATGAACTTGAACCAGTAGTGTCTGATTATGATTACGCAAAAGCGCTTTCAGAATCTGCAGCAGCATTAAACAAGACTGTCAGGATACACCTTAAAGTAGATACAGGGTTGGGAAGAATAGGATTCTTGACAACGGAAAAGGCAGTGGATGAAGCTGTTATGATAAGTAAGCTTCCCAATATTTTCATCGAAAGTATCTTTTCACATTTTAGTAGTGCGGGTGAAGCTAACAAAGAGTATTCGTACAAGCAGTTTGAAAAATTCCAATGGTTCATAAATAAAATGGAGGAAAAAGGATTATACATAAAGTTAAAGCATATTGCCAATAGTTCTGCCATATGGAATTTACCCGAGACTTATCTTGATGGTGTCAGACCGGGGACAATCATCTATGGTTGCTCATCTGATGATGTAAAGAGAGAAGTAATTCCAATAAAGCCTGCCATGACTTGGAAAGCAAATATACTATTTCTCAAGGAACTTGAGGCAGGACAGTATATTGGCTACGGAAGGAAGTTCAGAACCGAGAGGAAAAGCATAATAGGGACTTTAGGTGTGGGTTATGCTGATGGTTATTCGAGGATGCTTTCAGGAAAGGCCAAAGTAATAATAAACGGGAAATTTGCACCGGTTGTTGGAAATATATGTATGGATCAGTGCATGGTGGATCTAACAGATATAGGAGATGTTAAACTGGGAGATGAAGTAATACTCATGGGAAGTCAAGGAGAGCTAAAGATCGATGCAGATGACATAGCTAAACTCATAGGCACAAACAACAATGAAGTTATGTGCTTAATTGGGAGAAGAGTTCCTAGGGTTTACATTAAAGATGGAAAAGTGATTAAGATAAAAAACAATTTCTAA
- a CDS encoding Rid family hydrolase, protein MNNIITKNAPAAIRSYSQGIICGDLIFVSGQLPINPTTGNLLEGNIRDMTRQCMDNISAILK, encoded by the coding sequence ATGAATAATATCATAACAAAGAACGCACCAGCAGCAATTAGATCTTATTCACAGGGGATTATCTGTGGAGATTTAATTTTCGTATCTGGACAACTTCCAATTAATCCAACAACGGGGAATTTATTAGAAGGTAATATTAGGGATATGACAAGACAATGCATGGACAATATTTCAGCTATTTTAAAATAA